The following are encoded together in the Cerasicoccus sp. TK19100 genome:
- a CDS encoding ApaG domain, with protein MTDAHGDSQAVELPGLRVVIDRVVYQTIEEPSDGREHAFIYFITIENLSDRAVTLLGRKWVIDHADGTKLVVEGDKIVQQTPHLAPGESFSYNSYHVSDQSAAAEGAFHGLDEMGGPIFTRIPRFEMNIPLGLN; from the coding sequence ATGACAGACGCCCATGGGGATAGCCAAGCCGTTGAATTACCTGGCCTGCGCGTGGTGATCGACCGCGTGGTTTACCAGACGATCGAAGAGCCTAGCGACGGCCGTGAGCACGCATTTATTTACTTCATTACGATTGAAAATCTGTCGGATCGCGCTGTTACCCTGTTGGGGCGAAAGTGGGTGATTGATCACGCCGATGGCACCAAGCTGGTTGTGGAGGGCGATAAAATCGTCCAGCAAACGCCGCACCTTGCGCCGGGCGAAAGCTTCTCCTACAACAGCTACCATGTGAGCGATCAGAGCGCCGCCGCCGAGGGTGCCTTCCACGGGCTCGACGAAATGGGCGGGCCGATTTTTACGCGAATTCCGCGCTTTGAGATGAACATTCCTCTGGGATTAAATTGA
- a CDS encoding MBL fold metallo-hydrolase, which translates to MQLTDLGRHRRIGANSLLVEIGPFRVLIDAGLDPKSVGRESTPNFELLGDGPLDLVILTHCHLDHLGSLPIVCREHPEALYVCSRASQMLAQRMLRNSVNVMKRQRDELGNVDLPLYTFAEVDAVDHALMGLTFGQPRSIERGGEELTFTLHRAGHIAGAAGVSMVYKHRRIFFTGDVMFGAQATLDGADFPVEPTDTLVMETTRGAQGRVPERTRQSEVERLVATIAHTLDRAGCVLIPVFALGRMQEVLQLLHDARQRGELPECPIFCAGLGMDIVDYFDAISRKVGGVHFRRSVLKALKVQPPPPFKPGNSPGQKGIYVLSSGMLVEHTPSYHAAAAMLDDHANTICFVGYCDPETPGGELLATAQGDSFLFSVIDHAAPVRAHIEQFDLSGHADRDELLQFAHALDPRAVALTHGDPEARAWFFDELMDFNPKLQIHDLMPNEAVPV; encoded by the coding sequence ATGCAATTAACTGATTTAGGCCGGCATCGGCGCATCGGGGCGAACTCCCTGCTCGTGGAGATCGGGCCGTTTCGTGTGTTGATCGACGCCGGGCTGGACCCCAAAAGCGTTGGCCGCGAATCGACGCCCAATTTCGAGCTGCTTGGTGATGGCCCGCTGGACCTGGTTATCCTGACGCATTGCCACCTGGATCACCTCGGTTCGCTGCCGATTGTCTGCCGCGAGCACCCCGAGGCGCTCTATGTGTGCAGCCGCGCCTCTCAAATGCTGGCCCAGCGGATGCTGCGCAACTCGGTCAACGTGATGAAGCGCCAGCGCGACGAGCTGGGCAACGTAGACCTGCCGCTCTATACTTTTGCTGAAGTCGACGCTGTGGATCACGCCCTGATGGGCCTGACATTTGGCCAACCGCGCAGCATCGAGCGTGGTGGCGAGGAGCTGACCTTCACCCTGCACCGCGCCGGCCACATTGCCGGAGCGGCTGGCGTGAGCATGGTCTATAAGCATCGCCGGATCTTCTTTACGGGGGATGTGATGTTTGGCGCGCAGGCTACACTGGACGGCGCGGATTTCCCGGTTGAGCCGACGGATACGCTCGTCATGGAAACGACCCGTGGTGCCCAGGGGCGTGTTCCCGAGCGCACGCGCCAGAGCGAGGTCGAGAGGCTGGTGGCTACCATTGCCCACACGCTGGACCGCGCGGGGTGTGTGTTGATCCCGGTATTTGCTCTTGGGCGCATGCAAGAGGTGTTGCAGCTGCTGCACGATGCGCGGCAGCGCGGCGAGCTGCCCGAATGCCCGATCTTCTGCGCTGGCTTGGGCATGGACATCGTTGACTATTTTGACGCGATTTCGCGCAAGGTCGGTGGGGTGCATTTCCGCCGCTCGGTGCTCAAGGCACTCAAGGTTCAGCCGCCACCGCCCTTTAAGCCCGGCAACAGCCCGGGACAGAAGGGGATTTATGTGCTCTCCAGCGGGATGCTGGTGGAGCATACGCCGTCCTACCACGCGGCTGCCGCCATGCTGGATGACCACGCCAATACGATCTGCTTCGTTGGCTATTGCGATCCGGAAACGCCCGGTGGCGAGCTGCTAGCCACCGCCCAGGGAGACAGCTTTTTGTTTTCGGTGATCGACCACGCGGCACCGGTTCGCGCGCACATTGAGCAATTCGACTTGAGTGGGCACGCCGATCGCGACGAGTTGTTGCAGTTCGCGCATGCGCTGGACCCGCGGGCCGTGGCGCTGACGCATGGAGACCCCGAGGCGCGCGCCTGGTTTTTTGACGAGTTGATGGATTTTAACCCAAAATTACAAATTCATGACCTCATGCCCAATGAGGCAGTGCCGGTGTGA